In Sphingomonas sp. SUN019, the genomic window CGGCAAAGTGATCCGCCTGTTCGGGTTCGCGGTGCCGCTGCCGACCTCCCGGCAGGGCGTGATGCAGATCGCGATCGCCGCGCTCGACATCGCCCTCGCCAGCGCGGCGCTGTTCGTGCTCATTCCGGGTGCGTCGACCGTGCTGCTGCCGCAGTTCGTCCTGGCCTATACGCTCGGAATCGTCGCCGCGGTCGTCACGCACGTGCCGGGTGGGCTGGGCGTGTTCGAAGCGGTCGTTCTCGCCGTGGTGCCGGTCGACCGGGCCACCTTGTTCGCGGCGCTGATCGCCTATCGCATCATCTATTATCTGCTTCCGCTCGCCGCCGGCATCGTCATGCTGGCATGGCGCGGCAGCGCTGAACGGCGCGCATCGCTGCGGCTGCTGTCCGGCGTGCGGGAGCTGGCGACCGGCGTCGCGCCGCTCGCGCTGAGCGCCGCGACGTTCATGGGTGGCGCAATGCTCCTACTCTCAGGATCACTCCCCTCCCTGCACGACCGGATGGGATTGCTAGCCAATGTCCTGCCGCTGCCGTTCATCGAAGCGAGCCATATCGCGGCCAGCCTGGTCGGGACCGGCCTGCTGCTGCTCGCCCCCAGCCTGTACCGCCGGCTGGACGGGGCGTTCGTGGCGACGCGTGCGCTGTTGGTGGCGGGCGCGGTCTTCTCGCTCGCCAAGGGGTTCGATTACGAGGAGGCGATCGTCTGCCTGTCGGTCGCGGCATTGCTGCAATCGACCCGCGCCGCCTTCTACCGCCGCACGACCCTGACGAGCCGGCCGGGCGGGGCGGCGTGGCTGGCATCGATGGCGACGATGATCGCTCTGACCGTATGGACGGGTTTCTTCGCGTATCGCCACATCGATTACAGCGGCGATCTGTGGTGGCAGTTCGCGCTGCACGGCGACGCGTCGCGGTTTCTGCGCGCGTTGCTGGGCATGACCGTCGTGCTGGCGGGGGCGGGATTGTGGCGGCTGATGGCCCCGGCGCGCGCGGCGACGGTGACCGGCGGCGAGGTCGACCCCGCCGTCATCCGGCCGATCCTGGACCACGCGGTCCGCACCGATGCGATGCTCGCGCTCACCGGCGACAAACGGTTCCTCGTATCCGCCGCCAATGATTGCTTCCTGATGTATCAGGTCGTCGGCGCCAGCTGGATCGTGATGGGCGATCCGGTCGGCGCACACGGCGCGTGGGGCGAGTTGCTATGGCGGCTGCGCGACCTCGCCGACCGTCAGCAAGGCCGATTGCTGCTGTACGAGGTGTCGTCCCCGGTGCTGGATATCGCGATCGGCATGGGGCTGAACATCATCAAATACGGGGAGGAGGCGATCATCGACCTCGACGGTTTCACCTTCGACGCGCCAGGCCTGCGCGGCGTGCGGCGGTCGGAGCGGAACGTCGCGCGGAAGGGCGGCCAGTTCCGCCTCGTCCCGGCCGCCGCGGTCAGCGTGATCGCCGATGAACTAGCGGCGATCTCGGACGCGTGGCTGGCGGCCAAGCACCAGCGCGAGAAGGGGTTCAGCCTCGGCCATTTCGATCGCGCTTACCTGGCCAATTTCGACGTCGGCATCGTCACAGTGGACGACCGGATCGTGGCGTTCGCGAATATCTGGCGGACCGCGAACATGCAGGAGGTCTCGATCGACCTGATGCGGCACGGCGAGGATGCGCCGTCGGGAACGATGGACTTCCTGTTCGCGCACCTGATCCGGTGGGCCGGATCGCGCGGCTACGCGCGCTTCTCTCTCGGCACGGCCCCGCTGTCGGGCATCGAGGACCGCCGGCTGGCGCCCGCATGGGCGAAGACGGCGGCTTTCGTCTTCCGGCACGGCGAGCGGTTCTACGGCTTCAGGGGCTTGCGCGGGTACAAGGAGAAATTCGCGCCGCGGTGGGAGCCGCGCTACATCGCCGGGCCGCACGGGATCGGCCTGCTCCAGGCATTGCGCGATCTTTCGCGTCTGATTGGCCGTCCGCAGCCCGCGCCGCCCCGCGCGCGTGTCGATACCGCACCGCCGGTCGAAGCGCGCGGCGCGTATCCGATGCTGCGCGAAGCGACGGCCCTGTCATGATCGCGAAGCCGATCGCGCGCCTCCGCCGGGTGCTCGGCATCGCCGCGCTGCTGGCGGGGCTGGCGGGACTGGTGGTGGCGCTCGCCGTGCTCGTACCGGCACTGCATCTGATCGATCGCCCGGCGATCCGGATGTTCGGGACCAGCAAAGCGCATCCCGATGTTGTCGCGGTCTATGCCTCGGGCGACACGGGCCTGCGGTTCGGCAAGAGTCCGAAAGTGATCTCGGCGCTCGCCGCGCGGGGTATTCCGGTGGCCGGGATCGATTCAGCGGTCAATTTCGCCTCGCACCGTTCGCGGGCACAGGTCGATGCGATCGTAGCGAACGCGATCCGGCTTGCGCTCGCGCGCACCGGCGCCAGCCGCGTGGTGCTGATGGGCCAATCGTTCGGCGCGGACATCGTCGCCACCGCCGCACTCGATCTCCCGACCGTGTTGCGGCCGAAGGTGGCGGCGATCAACCTGGTGGTGCCGTCGCGGACCGTATTCTTCCGCGCCGATCCGACCGAAATAACCTATCGCGGCACTCCTGACGCGACGCCCGCCGCCGCGCTGCGACGCCTCGACTGGACGCCGGTCAGCTGCATCTACGGCGCTGCGGAAACCGACAGCCTGTGCCCGCTGCTGCGCGGCACGCGCGCGCAGGTAGTCCCGCTGCCCGGCGGGCATTTCCTCCGCCGTGACCACAAACTGATCATCGCCACCATCATCCAGGCGTTGCGACACGCCGATCCGACGATCATCGATTGAGGCTGCGCTAGCCGGGTTCGAGGAACAGCCGTACCAGCGTGCCGGCGGTGGGCGTCGCGAATTCCATCCTGCCGCCCATCGTCGTCATGATCCGCGCGACGATCGCCAGACCAAGGCCCGCGCCATCGGTGCGCTGCCGTCCCGCCGCGCGGACCCGGACGCGGCCCGCTTCGTCGCTGGAAGCGACGACGCCCGGACCATCGTCCGCCACCTCGATGAGGCCGCGACGCGCGGCGACGACGATGTGCGTACCGGCCGG contains:
- a CDS encoding virulence factor; the protein is MIAKPIARLRRVLGIAALLAGLAGLVVALAVLVPALHLIDRPAIRMFGTSKAHPDVVAVYASGDTGLRFGKSPKVISALAARGIPVAGIDSAVNFASHRSRAQVDAIVANAIRLALARTGASRVVLMGQSFGADIVATAALDLPTVLRPKVAAINLVVPSRTVFFRADPTEITYRGTPDATPAAALRRLDWTPVSCIYGAAETDSLCPLLRGTRAQVVPLPGGHFLRRDHKLIIATIIQALRHADPTIID
- the mprF gene encoding bifunctional lysylphosphatidylglycerol flippase/synthetase MprF translates to MRDLGPTLTRHRKLIGVAVVLLLIALGFTALEHLTSEIHFSDVRAAVHALPADRLALALLFTVGSYVALTFYDVLALRVIGRPLPWRTAALASFTSYTLSHNLGLSLLTGGSARYRVYTAAGLDGADVARVVAIAGGAFWAGVVTVTGIALLSHDGAVTVAGLTLGQGMIRFLGWSIVVLAALLVTACGAIGKVIRLFGFAVPLPTSRQGVMQIAIAALDIALASAALFVLIPGASTVLLPQFVLAYTLGIVAAVVTHVPGGLGVFEAVVLAVVPVDRATLFAALIAYRIIYYLLPLAAGIVMLAWRGSAERRASLRLLSGVRELATGVAPLALSAATFMGGAMLLLSGSLPSLHDRMGLLANVLPLPFIEASHIAASLVGTGLLLLAPSLYRRLDGAFVATRALLVAGAVFSLAKGFDYEEAIVCLSVAALLQSTRAAFYRRTTLTSRPGGAAWLASMATMIALTVWTGFFAYRHIDYSGDLWWQFALHGDASRFLRALLGMTVVLAGAGLWRLMAPARAATVTGGEVDPAVIRPILDHAVRTDAMLALTGDKRFLVSAANDCFLMYQVVGASWIVMGDPVGAHGAWGELLWRLRDLADRQQGRLLLYEVSSPVLDIAIGMGLNIIKYGEEAIIDLDGFTFDAPGLRGVRRSERNVARKGGQFRLVPAAAVSVIADELAAISDAWLAAKHQREKGFSLGHFDRAYLANFDVGIVTVDDRIVAFANIWRTANMQEVSIDLMRHGEDAPSGTMDFLFAHLIRWAGSRGYARFSLGTAPLSGIEDRRLAPAWAKTAAFVFRHGERFYGFRGLRGYKEKFAPRWEPRYIAGPHGIGLLQALRDLSRLIGRPQPAPPRARVDTAPPVEARGAYPMLREATALS